One window of the Oncorhynchus mykiss isolate Arlee chromosome 5, USDA_OmykA_1.1, whole genome shotgun sequence genome contains the following:
- the LOC110523445 gene encoding homer protein homolog 1: MGEQPIFSTRAHVFQIDPTTKKNWVPTSKHAVTVSYFYDSTRNVYRIISLDGSKAIINSTITPNMTFTKTSQKFGQWADSRANTVYGLGFSSENHLLKFAEKFAEFKEAARLAKEKSQEKMELTSTPSQESATGDLQSPLTPESINGTDDERGTTPEMPQHPPEPRPEPSQNQLPFSHSSSSINKHWEAELAALKGNNAKLTAALLESTANVKQWKQQLAAYQEEAERLHKRVTELECVSGQTPVIKSQKTELNQTIEELESALKAKEEELERLKEEVESGNDFQTQKESLTHKLQETEERNQTLEAQLGQLELHLEGSQLESEAFRKSLRSLLELLDGKIFELTELRDSLARLIEDSSS; encoded by the exons ATGGG AGAGCAGCCCATCTTCAGTACGAGGGCACATGTCTTCCAGATCGACCCCACCACCAAGAAGAACTGGGTTCCCACTAGTAAACACGCCGTCACAGTCTCCTACTTCTACGACAGCACGCGCAACGTCTACCGCATCATCAGTCTGGACGGctctaag gcAATCATCAACAGCACCATCACCCCCAACATGACCTTCACCAAGACCTCCCAGAAGTTTGGCCAGTGGGCTGACAGCCGAGCCAACACCGTCTATGGCCTGGGCTTCTCCTCAGAGAACCACCTgctcaag TTTGCAGAGAAGTTTGCAGAGTTTAAAGAGGCGGCCCGATTAGCCAAGGAGAAATCCCAGGAGAAGATGGAACTCACCAGCACCCCCTCTCAG GAGTCGGCCACCGGTGACCTGCAGTCACCTTTGACCCCGGAGAGCATCAACGGCACTGATGACGAGAGGGGCACCACCCCTGAAATGCCGCAGCACCCACCCGAGCCCCGTCCCGAGCCGTCTCAGAACCAGCTGCCCTTCTCCCACAG ttcGTCCAGTATTAACAAGCACTGGGAGGCCGAGCTGGCAGCCCTGAAGGGCAACAATGCCAAGCTGACAGCAGCTCTGCTGGAGTCCACAGCCAACGTCAAACAGTGGAAACAACAACTGGCTGCTTAccaggaggaggctgagagacTACACAAACGG GTGACAGAGCTGGAGTGTGTTAGTGGTCAGACGCCAGTCATCAAATCCCAGAAGACTGAGCTCAACCAGACGATAGAAGAACTGGAGTCAGCATTAAAAGCcaaggaggag GAACTAGAGAGGTTGAAAGAGGAAGTGGAGAGTGGTAATGACTTCCAGACTCAGAAGGAGTCGCTAACACATAAACTACAG gagactgaggagaggaaccAGACGTTGGAGGCCCAGCTGGGGCAGTTGGAGCTGCATCTGGAGGGCAGTCAGCTAGAGAGCGAGGCCTTCAGGAAGAGTCTGCGGTCCCTGCTGGAGCTGCTGGACGGGAAGATCTTTGAGCTgacagagctccgagacagccTAGCCAGACTCATCGAGGACAGCAGCAGCTAG